From the Roseofilum casamattae BLCC-M143 genome, the window TAGCTTCTCGCGGTCCGGCATAGCGCATGGCTGAGGGATTAATCGCGAGAATGACTCGCTCTTGCGGATAGTAGTGTTCCAGGATAATTTCGTAGCAGCGCATCCGCACGTCAGCGGGAATATCATCGCTTTTGGTCGCTCCGACCAGAGGATGTAAAAATAAGCCATCTACGGTTTCGAGGGCGCATTTTTGAATGTATTCGTGGGCGCGGTGAACGGGGTTGCGGGTTTGGAAACCGACAATGGTGTTCCAGCCTTTTTCTTGGAAGAGAGCGCGGGAGGCTCTCGGATCGATTTGATACTTGGGGAATAGGGGATGGGGATCTCGTTGCAACAGCCAAATGGGGCCGGCGAGGTTAACGTCTCCTTGGTCGTAAATAACTTTCACGCCGGGGTGTTTGTCTTCGTCGGTACGATAAACGTTAACGACTTCGTGGGTTTTGTTGTATTGATATTTCTGAGTTAGCTCTAAGATACCGACGAAGCGTCCGGAGGGGTCGTCGAGCCGAATCCAACTGCCTTCTTGTAGGGGATCGGCAACGTCTTTACTGACCGATAGGGTAATGGGAATGGTCCAAGGTAAGCCATTGGCCAGGTGCATATCGCTGACGACAGATTCGTAGTCTTTTTGCTCCATAAAACCGGTGAGGGGACTAAATCCACCGATCGCAATTAATACGAGGTCGGAGAAGGCGCGCTCGTCGAGTTGTACCCGAGGAAGGGTCTCGGCCTGTTGTAAATATTCTTGCTTTTCTTCAGGGGTGGCAAGGCGATCGATGAGTTGACCGCCGTGGGCCGGGATACCATCCGGATAAATACTCATAAGATTGAAAGACTTTAACGATGAGAATATGACGTTCTGCCGAGTTTATAGTACCAAGTTTTGTTGCGCGATCGCCGATCGGCAATATTCGATAGTGGCAAGTTAATCGGATTTGCGATAACTCAGTCTTCAGAGAAAATCAGGGAATAATTTCGGTGACAACCCGATTGCGATCGCCGCTGCTCACGGTAATATTTTGGTCGCTTAATGTGCCAAAGGCTCTGGCTCCTTGTAAAAATAAGGGAGGGTCTCCTTGGCGGTAAGTGACGTTTCCCGTGGCTTCGATCTTGTCATTAGCAAAAGACCATACAATCTGTTCGGCGCGGAGATCGGAGAGCTGTTGACCTCCCGTCATTCTCACATTTTTGTCCAAACGAGCCACTTGTTGGGCGAGATCGACGGTTCCGCGATCGCCAACTAACGTTAATTGTTCGGCTAAATGTTTTAAGGTCACGGTTTGATTCACTCCGACAGACTGAGACTTGAGATCCCAAGTCATGGACTCGCTTTTGACTTCTAAAGGAGGAGTCGTTCCGGTGAGGGTAACTGTTTTAATTAATGTGACGGCTTTGGCTTTGAGATCGACCACCGAGCCGCCGGCGCTGGCAACATGAGTGGGAGTGAGTTTCTCTAACTGCTCTGGGGTTAACTTATCTTCGACTCCCTCATAATGATTAATCGCAATGGGGACAGCTCCCAAGAGTTTTTCTTCTTCCATAGACCATATCAATTGATCGGTTTGCATGTGCAATTGGGGAGCGTGGGAGATGGCTTCCACATTCCCAATGAGTTCCATCTGCCGCGAGCGACTCTGGAGCTTGGCTAAATCTCCTTTGGCTTCCACTTGCGGATGGGAACCGGTCAAAGTATCGTAAACAATCAATAAATCGGCTTGGGGCCGCCATTCTAGCTCGTTGCCTTGCAACACGACCTCATCGGCGACGGCGATCGCCTGAATTTCTTCTTTCAGGATAATCAGATTACCATCTTGATGGACTTCTCCTTGTTTGGCTTCTACCCGATAGACTAACTCCCCATCTTGATACAATTCCCCAGAGGGTTGTTCGACGATCGCGACCTTACGATCTTCGCTGTAGGTAGCAGACTTAGCATAAACTTTCCACAAGAGTTTGCCTTCCTCGTCCCCTTGTTCGAGGGTAATGTCTTTGAAGGTTAACTGAACTTGTTCGGATTCTTCTGACTCAGCAGCGGCCTCCGCCAGGCGGTTTCTCGTATTCGAGCCACCGCATCCAATTAGAGAAATAACACAAATAAGGGACAAGCCAATGTTGACCCATCCCCGCTGTTCTAAATGACTCATAAGCTTCGATCGCAGATGGTGTTATCGTTTTTCGCGCTCCTCCATTAAACTGATACCGGAGAGAGGGCGATAGGCATAAGTGTTCTGGCGGGGAGTTTTCTGAATATCTTCCTTAATGCTTTCGAGATCGATATAGCGATCGGCGACATTAATTAAGCTATCGCTGGTCATCGATCGCAAGCTTACCACCTCAACGCGCACCCCGCGATAGCTGACTGAATCGACGGCATAGGCCAGGTCTCCATCCCCACTGACCAACACGGCGGTGTCGTAGCACCCGACTAAAGCCATCATATCAACGGCAATCTCCACATCCAAATTCGCTTTTTTGGAGCCATCGGGAAGTTGCACCAAATCTTTGGCAATCACGCGATAGCCGTTGCGACGCATCCAGAGTAGAAAACCTTGCTGTTTTTCGTTGGTGCGATCGACTCCAGTATAGAAGAACGAGCGCAGCAAGCGCGAGCCATTGGTCAACCGGCACAGCAGTTTAGTGTAATCAATCTCCATGCCCAGTTGCAGAGCTGCATAGAACAGGTTGGAACCATCAATGAAAATTGCAACGGTTCCGCGATTGGATAAGACCTGTTCTGGAGTCCACAGACTCTGATTTTGTTCCATTGGTTTATACATCATTCTTATTCCTCTATGGGTTTAAAAGTAAATGTTCTTAAGGTGGGCTGGAAATCAATGTAAAGAGATGAATGGGATTAAGATTCAATTTGGGTTTAATTGCAGATCGCTTCTAGACGTTGAAACACGGGTTTTGGTTTGCGCAATGGTTGTCCTCCTGGCAAAATTCCCCATTGAGCGTGACTGGTAAATGGGGCAATTGAGTTGACCCCAGTCGAATTATCAAAATCGAGATCGAACCCCAACTGCTGGTAAATTGCGGTACTTATCCGAGGGATAATTGGAGAGAGCAGATAGGCCGACAAACGCACGGATTCTAAAACAGAGTAGAGCACTATGGCAACTCGGTCTTTTTCTCCTTGCTTGTACAACGTCCAGGGGGCGCGATCGTCAATATATTTGTTACTCTCTCTCACTAACGTCAGAATCGCTTCGCTGGCTTGGGAATAAGCAAGGTTACTGTAGTGATTCTCTACAGTCGATCTTAATGATAACCCAACTGCTTTGAGCGGATTTTCAGTACTAATCTCGTCGGGGTTTATCTCGGGAACGATGGCTTGACAGTATTTTTTTGCCATACCTAAGGTTCGGTTGAGCAAATTCCCCAAATCGTTGGCTAGATCGGCATTGAGAACATTGATAAATCGGGTTTCGCTAAAGTCGCCATCTTTGCCAAATTCGATTTCTTTCATGAAATAGTAGCGCACGGCATCCGCTCCGTAGCGATCGAGTAAATCGAAGGGATCGAGGGTATTTCCTAGGCTTTTCCCCATTTTCTTGCCATCTTTGGTGAGAAATCCATGACCGAAAACTCGATGGGGTAAGGGCAGTCCTGCTGACATGAGCATGGCGGGCCAGTAGATGGCATGAAAGCGGAGAATGTCTTTACCGATCAGATGGGTTTGCACCGGCCACCAGTGTTTTAGAGCATTCTCTAGAGTGGGTTTATCCTCTGGCTCGAGGAGGGCGGTGACATATCCTAAGAGAGCATCAAACCACACATACAGGGTATGTTCGCCATCGGTGGGAACGGGGAAACCCCAATCGAGATTAACTCGGGAGATGGAAAAGTCTTGCAAACCGCGATCGACAAAACTTAAGACTTCATTACGGCGGCTTTCGGGTTGGATAAATTCGGGATGTTCTTGATAGAGGGTTTGCAACTGGTTTTGATATTTGGAGAGGCGAAAGAAGTAATTTTGTTCGTCGCGCCATTCGGTGGGTTTGTTGCTATGCAAGGGACAGCGATGGCCTTCGAGCAGTTCTCGTTCTTCTTTGAATTCTTCGCAACCAACGCAATACCATCCCTTTTGTTGCCCCTTGTAAATATCGCCATTGTCCCAGACTCGTTGGAAAAACTCCTCGACGATCGCCTCGTGATTTTTGGCCGTTGTCCGGCTAAAGCGATCGTAGCGAATATTCAGCTTTTCCCAGAGCGATCGAAATCCCCGAGCAATTTCATCGCAATGGGTTTGCGGATCTTTACCCCGTTCTGCTGCCGTGCGCTGGATTTTCAAGCCATGTTCGTCCGTTCCGGTAATGGTTAACACCTCTTCCCCTCGCAGGCGCCAGTAGCGTCCCAAAATATCTGCCGCTATGGTGGTATAAGCGCTACCGATATGGGGCATGTCATTGACATAGTAGAGCGGAGTGGTGACCGTAAAGTTTTTTTTGACAGCAGGCTTTGAGTTCATAGAATA encodes:
- the lptC gene encoding LPS export ABC transporter periplasmic protein LptC — its product is MSHLEQRGWVNIGLSLICVISLIGCGGSNTRNRLAEAAAESEESEQVQLTFKDITLEQGDEEGKLLWKVYAKSATYSEDRKVAIVEQPSGELYQDGELVYRVEAKQGEVHQDGNLIILKEEIQAIAVADEVVLQGNELEWRPQADLLIVYDTLTGSHPQVEAKGDLAKLQSRSRQMELIGNVEAISHAPQLHMQTDQLIWSMEEEKLLGAVPIAINHYEGVEDKLTPEQLEKLTPTHVASAGGSVVDLKAKAVTLIKTVTLTGTTPPLEVKSESMTWDLKSQSVGVNQTVTLKHLAEQLTLVGDRGTVDLAQQVARLDKNVRMTGGQQLSDLRAEQIVWSFANDKIEATGNVTYRQGDPPLFLQGARAFGTLSDQNITVSSGDRNRVVTEIIP
- a CDS encoding NYN domain-containing protein; this encodes MEQNQSLWTPEQVLSNRGTVAIFIDGSNLFYAALQLGMEIDYTKLLCRLTNGSRLLRSFFYTGVDRTNEKQQGFLLWMRRNGYRVIAKDLVQLPDGSKKANLDVEIAVDMMALVGCYDTAVLVSGDGDLAYAVDSVSYRGVRVEVVSLRSMTSDSLINVADRYIDLESIKEDIQKTPRQNTYAYRPLSGISLMEEREKR
- the metG gene encoding methionine--tRNA ligase; the protein is MNSKPAVKKNFTVTTPLYYVNDMPHIGSAYTTIAADILGRYWRLRGEEVLTITGTDEHGLKIQRTAAERGKDPQTHCDEIARGFRSLWEKLNIRYDRFSRTTAKNHEAIVEEFFQRVWDNGDIYKGQQKGWYCVGCEEFKEERELLEGHRCPLHSNKPTEWRDEQNYFFRLSKYQNQLQTLYQEHPEFIQPESRRNEVLSFVDRGLQDFSISRVNLDWGFPVPTDGEHTLYVWFDALLGYVTALLEPEDKPTLENALKHWWPVQTHLIGKDILRFHAIYWPAMLMSAGLPLPHRVFGHGFLTKDGKKMGKSLGNTLDPFDLLDRYGADAVRYYFMKEIEFGKDGDFSETRFINVLNADLANDLGNLLNRTLGMAKKYCQAIVPEINPDEISTENPLKAVGLSLRSTVENHYSNLAYSQASEAILTLVRESNKYIDDRAPWTLYKQGEKDRVAIVLYSVLESVRLSAYLLSPIIPRISTAIYQQLGFDLDFDNSTGVNSIAPFTSHAQWGILPGGQPLRKPKPVFQRLEAICN
- the sat gene encoding sulfate adenylyltransferase; translated protein: MSIYPDGIPAHGGQLIDRLATPEEKQEYLQQAETLPRVQLDERAFSDLVLIAIGGFSPLTGFMEQKDYESVVSDMHLANGLPWTIPITLSVSKDVADPLQEGSWIRLDDPSGRFVGILELTQKYQYNKTHEVVNVYRTDEDKHPGVKVIYDQGDVNLAGPIWLLQRDPHPLFPKYQIDPRASRALFQEKGWNTIVGFQTRNPVHRAHEYIQKCALETVDGLFLHPLVGATKSDDIPADVRMRCYEIILEHYYPQERVILAINPSAMRYAGPREAIFHALLRKNYGCTHFIVGRDHAGVGDYYGTYDAQKLFDEFDPDALGITPMKFEHAFYCKLTGGMATAKTSPSAPEQRIHLSGTKVRAMLRDGKLPPPEFSRPEVAAELARAMQIEH